The Streptomyces sp. NBC_00510 genomic interval CCGCCGTAACACCACCGTGCTGCCGCTGTACTCGCTGATGCTGGGCCTGCTGGCGATGCTCGGCTTCATGGCGCTGGCCAGCGGTGTCGGGGCCGGGGTCAAGGGCTACAACGGCCAGCTGGCGATCCCGCAGCTGTTCGAGAACATGTTCCCGTCCTGGTTCGCGGGCGTGGCCTTCGCCGCGATCGGCATCGGCGCCCTGGTGCCGGCGGCGATCATGTCGATCGCCGCGGCCAACCTGTTCACCCGCAACATCTACAAGGACTTCCTCAAACCCGACGCCACCCCCGCGCAGGAGACCCAGGTCTCCAAGGTGGTCTCGCTGCTGGTCAAGGTCGGCGCCCTGGTCTTCGTCCTCACCATGGACAAGACGGTCGCGATCAACTTCCAGCTGCTGGGCGGCATCTGGATCCTGCAGACCTTCCCGGCCCTGGTCGGCGGCCTGTTCACCCGGTGGTTCCACCGCTGGGCGCTGCTGGCGGGCTGGGCCGTCGGCATGGTCTACGGCACCTGGGTGGCGTACGGCGTCGCCAGCCCCGCCCAGAAGCACTTCGGCGGCTCCTCCGACACCATCCCGGTCATCGGGCAGATCGGCTACATCGGCCTGACCGCCTTCGTGCTCAACCTGGCGGTCACCGTCGTCCTCACCTTCGTCCTGCGGGCCCTGAAGGCCCCCGAGGGCGTGGACGAGACCAGCAAGAGCGATTTCACCGCCGACGCCGGCGAGCCGGGCGTGCAGCGGGACCTGCCGGTGGGCGCCGGTCACTGACCGCCGCTCCGGCCACGATCACGGGCCGCCGCCCTGGGACGGGGCGGCGGCCCGTCGTCATGCCGTACGGGCCGCCTCCGGGCAGCGGAAGGTGCGGCGGTACGCCTGCGGGGTGGTGCCCACCCAGCGGGCGAAGTGGTGCCGCAGGGTCGCCGCGTTGCCGAAGCCGGCGCGCGCGGCGACGGCGTCCACGGTCTCGTCGGTGCCCTCCAGCAACTCCCGGGCCAGCAGCACCCGCTGGCCCAGCAGCCAGCGGTACGGTGTCGTGCCGGTCTCCTGCTGGAAGCGGCGCGCGAAGGTGCGCGGCGACATGTGCGCCCGGGCGGCCAGCTCGTCGACGGTGACCTCGCGGTCCAGGTGGCGCTCCATCCACGCCAGGACCTCGCCCACGGTGTCGCAGCGCGTGCGCGGCAGCGGGCGGTCGACGTACTGCGCCTGGCCGCCCTCGCGGTGCGGGGGCACCACCATGCGCCGGGCGATGGCGTTGGCCACGTCGCTGCCCTGCTCCTTGCGGACCAGGTGGAGGCAGGCGTCGATCCCGGCGGCGGTGCCGGCCGAGGTGATCACCGGGTCCTCGTCCACGTACAGCACGTCGGGCTCGACCCGCACCCGGGGGTAACGCCGCGCCAGTTCCTCCGCGTGCCGCCAGTGGGCGGCGCAGCGGCGCCCGTCCAGCAGGCCGGCGGCGGCCAGCACGAAGACCCCCGAGCAGACGCTGAGCACCCGCGCCCCGCGCCCGACGGCGCGGTTCAGCGCCTCCAGCAGCTCCGGCGGGTACTCCCGGCGCACGTAGGAGTCCCCGGCGGGCACCGCGACCAGGTCGGCCTCCGCCAGCCGTTCCAGCCCGTGCCGGGTGCCGATGGTGAACCCGGCGGGCGACGTCAGCGTCGGGCCCTCCGCGGACGCCACGGCGAAGTCGTAGGCCGGCAGGCCGTCGTCCGACCTGTCGATTCCGAACACCTCGCAGACCACCCCCAGTTCGAAGGGATGGACACCGTCGAGCAGGACCACGGCCACGTTCTGCAGCATGCGTCCAGGATGACAGAGGGGCCGCGCGGGCGTGGCAGGATTTCGAGGTAGCACGTCGGTCCTGCCACTCCCGGCGGGGTCGCGCGAGGAGCACAGTCGAAGGCATGGAAACCTTCCTCGCCACCGTCACCGCACTGGTCTTCTTCCTGGCCCTGGCGCTCGCCGCCCTGACCGGGCACGTCCACGACTCCCGCGACGGCCATGACTGGCACCGGTGAGTCCGTCACTGTGTAACCGCACCGACACAACATCTGGTGGTGTCACGGGCGGGCGCCACTAGATGTATGCTCAACTCCGCTGTCGCCGCAGGGGAAGCCGGTGGGAATCCGGGACTGCCCCGCAACGGTGTGCGGGCGCCTGAAGGCGTGCCCGCGAGTCCGAGTACCTGCCGACGGCACCGTCCGGCGCGCCGTCCGGACGGTGAAGTGTCCGGGCCTCGCGGGTTGGGCCGGCGGACGCGCCGCGGCATGCCCTGGCCTGCCCTGCGTGCGCCCCGTCGCTCCTCCGCGTCGCCGCCGTACGAGGGAGAGAGCACACGTGACCATCGCGCCCGCCGCACCCGCCACCGCATCGGAACCTGCCTCAACCGGAGCCGATCTGCTGCGCGTCCTGACGGAACTGACCGCAGACCTCCCCGACACCGACCCCGGCCGGGTCGCCGCCGCCGCGCTGCGCGGCCGCAGCGCCACGGCGGACGAGGCGGAGCTGCGGGCGCTGGCC includes:
- a CDS encoding helix-turn-helix domain-containing protein; the protein is MLQNVAVVLLDGVHPFELGVVCEVFGIDRSDDGLPAYDFAVASAEGPTLTSPAGFTIGTRHGLERLAEADLVAVPAGDSYVRREYPPELLEALNRAVGRGARVLSVCSGVFVLAAAGLLDGRRCAAHWRHAEELARRYPRVRVEPDVLYVDEDPVITSAGTAAGIDACLHLVRKEQGSDVANAIARRMVVPPHREGGQAQYVDRPLPRTRCDTVGEVLAWMERHLDREVTVDELAARAHMSPRTFARRFQQETGTTPYRWLLGQRVLLARELLEGTDETVDAVAARAGFGNAATLRHHFARWVGTTPQAYRRTFRCPEAARTA